Proteins encoded together in one Acipenser ruthenus chromosome 22, fAciRut3.2 maternal haplotype, whole genome shotgun sequence window:
- the LOC117962330 gene encoding heterogeneous nuclear ribonucleoprotein A0-like — MENQLCKLFVGGLNVQTTDDGLRQHFEQYGELTDCVVVQNQQLQRSRCFGFVTYSTAEEADAAMAGRPHTVDGNNVELKRAVAREDAGKPEALAKVKKIFIGGLKEDVEDEHLANYFSQFGTLEKAEVITDKETGKKRGFGFVYFEDNDSADKAVVLKYHTINGHKVEVKKALSKQEMQASGGRGGRGRGGRGGGRGQNGYGGGRGGGGYNSYGGGYGGNDGGYGGGYGSGGGYGSSGGYGGSGGYGGGYDQMGGYGNGNGYNDFGSNYGQQSSGYGAMKGGNYSSGRSSAPYSRGGGGGGYARGGYGGSY; from the coding sequence ATGGAGAACCAACTTTGCAAGCTCTTTGTCGGCGGCCTGAACGTCCAGACCACAGATGACGGTCTTCGCCAGCATTTTGAGCAGTACGGGGAGCTGACCGACTGCGTTGTTGTCCAAAACCAGCAGCTCCAGCGCTCCCGTTGTTTCGGGTTTGTGACCTACTCGACTGCGGAGGAGGCTGATGCGGCAATGGCGGGCAGGCCTCACACTGTAGACGGCAACAACGTGGAGTTGAAGAGAGCCGTGGCCCGGGAGGATGCCGGCAAACCCGAGGCCCTCGCCAAGGTGAAGAAAATCTTCATCGGAGGCTTGAAAGAAGACGTAGAGGACGAACACCTAGCAAACTACTTCTCCCAGTTCGGTACACTGGAGAAGGCCGAAGTGATCACCGACAAGGAGACGGGCAAGAAGCGCGGCTTCGGCTTTGTGTACTTTGAAGACAACGACTCTGCCGACAAGGCCGTGGTGCTCAAGTACCACACCATCAACGGGCACAAAGTGGAGGTGAAGAAGGCCCTCTCTAAGCAGGAGATGCAGGCCAGCGGCGGCAGGGGAGGCCGAGGCAGAGGAGGGCGCGGAGGCGGAAGAGGACAAAATGGCTACGGCGGTGGCAGGGGAGGTGGCGGTTACAACAGCTATGGCGGCGGCTACGGGGGCAATGATGGCGGTTATGGCGGTGGCTACGGGAGCGGTGGCGGCTATGGGAGCAGCGGCGGATACGGGGGCAGTGGTGGTTATGGAGGAGGATATGACCAGATGGGCGGCTATGGCAACGGAAACGGCTACAATGACTTTGGCAGCAACTACGGCCAACAGTCCTCCGGTTACGGGGCGATGAAAGGGGGTAACTACTCCTCCGGCAGAAGCAGCGCACCTTATTCCAGAGGTGGCGGCGGCGGCGGCTACGCCAGGGGGGGCTATGGAGGCTCCTACTAA
- the LOC117431485 gene encoding heterogeneous nuclear ribonucleoprotein A0-like encodes MENSQLCKLFIGGLNVQTTDEGLRQHFEQYGELTDCVVVHYPQTNRSRCFGFVTYSTAEEADAAMAGRPHTVDGNNVELKRAVAREDAGKPEALAKVKKIFIGGLKEGVEDEHLVNYFSQFGTLEKAEVITDKQTGKKRGFGFVYFEDNDSADKAVVLKYHTINGHKVEVKKALSKQEMQASGGRRGRGRGGRGGGGGQNDYGGRYNSYGAGYGGSDGRYGGGYGDNADSYGGGYGIGGGYEGSGGYGEHTDDYGYGNGYSDFGSSYGQQTSGYGAMKGGNYSGRSSAPYSRGSGDYGGSY; translated from the coding sequence atggagaaTTCTCAACTTTGCAAGCTCTTTATCGGTGGGTTGAACGTGCAGACGACAGACGAGGGACTGCGACAGCATTTCGAGCAGTACGGGGAGCTGACCGACTGCGTTGTTGTGCATTACCCGCAGACCAATCGATCCAGATGCTTCGGGTTTGTGACCTACTCGACTGCGGAGGAGGCTGATGCGGCAATGGCGGGCAGGCCTCACACTGTAGACGGCAACAACGTGGAGTTGAAGAGAGCCGTGGCCCGGGAGGACGCCGGCAAACCCGAGGCCCTCGCCAAGGTGAAGAAAATCTTCATCGGCGGCCTGAAAGAGGGCGTGGAGGACGAACACCTGGTAAACTACTTCTCCCAGTTCGGTACACTGGAGAAGGCCGAAGTGATCACCGACAAGCAGACGGGCAAGAAGCGCGGCTTCGGCTTTGTGTACTTTGAAGACAACGACTCTGCCGACAAGGCCGTGGTGCTCAAGTACCACACCATCAACGGGCACAAAGTGGAGGTGAAGAAGGCCCTCTCCAAGCAGGAGATGCAGGCTAGCGGCGGCAGGAGAGGCCGAGGCAGAGGAGGGCGCGGAGGCGGAGGGGGTCAGAATGACTACGGAGGCAGATACAACAGTTATGGTGCTGGCTACGGGGGCAGTGATGGCCGCTATGGCGGTGGTTACGGGGACAATGCTGACTCTTACGGTGGAGGCTACGGGATCGGCGGAGGCTACGAGGGCAGTGGAGGCTACGGCGAACATACGGATGACTATGGCTACGGAAACGGCTACAGTGACTTTGGCAGCAGCTACGGCCAGCAGACCTCCGGCTACGGGGCGATGAAAGGGGGTAACTACTCTGGCAGAAGTAGCGCCCCTTACTCCAGAGGTAGTGGGGACTATGGGGGCTCCTACTAA